The following proteins come from a genomic window of Macrobrachium nipponense isolate FS-2020 chromosome 18, ASM1510439v2, whole genome shotgun sequence:
- the LOC135196635 gene encoding acanthoscurrin-1-like: MRALIGVLLVALVAAEQKRSADPGIGYGGLGGLGLGGLGYGGLGHGGLGLGGLGYGLGLNAGYGGGYGGYGGLLSAGNYANGYSHSTGYNHGNNILTGYGGLGGLSHGHLNKHLLGKRSADPEPGLAYGGLGGLGGLGHGGLGLGGLGHGGLGLGGLGHGGLGHGGLGYGGLGLGGLGGIGHGGLGLGGLGYGGLGHGGLGHGLGFNAGFGGGFGGHGGLLDAGNYAHGYSHSTGYSHGNHIGKCPQKDWVEC, from the exons ATGAGAGCCTTG ATTGGAGTGCTGTTGGTAGCCTTAGTGGCTGCAGAGCAGAAACGTTCAGCTGACCCTGGAATTGGCTATGGGGGACTTGGAGGCCTTGGCCTAGGAGGACTGGGTTATGGGGGACTGGGTCATGGAGGGCTTGGACTTGGTGGTCTTGGCTATGGCTTAGGCCTGAATGCTGGATACGGAGGTGGATACGGAGGCTATGGTGGCCTCTTAAGTGCAGGCAACTACGCCAATGGATACAGCCACTCCACTGGATACAACCATGGAAACAACATTCTAACTGGATACGGAGGATTGGGAGGACTGTCACATGGCCATCTTAACAAGCACTTGCTCGGCAAACGAAGTGCTGATCCTGAACCAGGTTTAGCTTATGGAGGACTCGGTGGACTTGGAGGACTTGGCCATGGAGGCCTTGGACTTGGAGGGCTTGGCCATGGAGGCCTTGGACTTGGAGGACTTGGCCATGGAGGCCTTGGTCATGGAGGGCTCGGCTATGGAGGCCTTGGACTTGGTGGACTTGGAGGAATTGGCCATGGAGGCCTTGGACTTGGAGGGCTTGGCTATGGAGGCCTAGGGCACGGTGGACTAGGTCATGGCTTAGGCTTTAATGCTGGATTCGGTGGAGGATTTGGTGGCCATGGTGGTCTCTTGGATGCCGGTAACTATGCCCATGGATACAGTCACTCCACTGGGTACAGCCATGGAAACCATATTGGAAAATGCCCACAAAAGGATTGGGTGGAGTGTTAG
- the LOC135196803 gene encoding acanthoscurrin-1-like, translating into MRALIGVLLVALVAAEQKRSADPGIGYGGLGGLGLGGLGYGGLGHGGHGLGGLGYGLGLNAGYGGGYGGYGGLLSAGNYANGYSHSTGYNHGNNILTGYGGLGGLSHGHLNKHLLGKRSADPEPGLAYGGLGGLGGLGHGGLGHGGIGHGGLGHGGLGYGGLGLGGFGHGGLGLGGLGYGGLGHGGLGHGLGFNAGFGGGFGGHGGLLDAGNYAHGYSHSTGYSHGNHIGNAHKGLGGVAHGHKKIIGK; encoded by the exons ATGAGAGCCTTG ATTGGAGTGCTGTTGGTAGCCTTAGTGGCTGCAGAGCAGAAACGTTCAGCTGACCCTGGAATTGGCTATGGGGGACTTGGTGGCCTTGGCCTAGGAGGACTGGGTTATGGGGGACTGGGTCATGGAGGGCATGGACTTGGTGGTCTTGGCTATGGCTTAGGCCTGAATGCTGGATACGGAGGTGGATACGGAGGCTATGGTGGCCTCTTAAGTGCAGGCAACTACGCCAATGGATACAGCCACTCCACTGGATACAACCATGGAAACAACATTCTAACTGGATACGGAGGATTGGGAGGACTGTCACACGGCCATCTTAACAAACACTTGCTCGGCAAACGAAGTGCTGATCCTGAACCAGGTTTAGCTTATGGAGGACTCGGCGGACTTGGAGGACTTGGCCATGGAGGACTTGGCCATGGAGGCATTGGCCATGGAGGCCTTGGTCATGGAGGGCTCGGCTATGGAGGTCTTGGTCTTGGTGGATTTGGCCATGGAGGCCTTGGACTTGGAGGGCTTGGCTATGGAGGCCTAGGGCACGGTGGACTAGGTCATGGCTTAGGCTTTAATGCTGGATTCGGTGGAGGATTTGGTGGCCATGGTGGTCTCTTGGATGCCGGTAACTATGCCCATGGATACAGTCACTCCACTGGGTACAGCCATGGAAATCATATTGGAAATGCCCACAAAGGATTGGGTGGAGTGGCCCATGGGCACAAAAAAATCATAGGGAAATAA